In bacterium, one DNA window encodes the following:
- a CDS encoding TetR/AcrR family transcriptional regulator — MDRKERDKNLRQNDILGAAERIFATKGYYNSSMLDIASEAQYAVGTLYNYFKDKQSLYLALLERKTDELFSRINEKIKRIRDPIKKIKVLVSANLEFVAENVDFFKIYFYEESSLKEVMQDIDVYKRDKFRKHLDLFICVIKEAQEKDSIKKIYPAEKLAHVLTGIIHNIIVYWLKGRNPAKEEIVSNAPLVLEVFLNGVKR, encoded by the coding sequence ATGGATAGAAAAGAAAGAGACAAAAACTTAAGACAAAATGATATTCTAGGTGCTGCAGAGAGAATTTTTGCAACCAAAGGCTATTATAACAGCAGTATGCTCGATATCGCTAGCGAGGCACAATACGCAGTAGGAACACTCTATAATTACTTTAAGGACAAGCAGAGTTTATATCTTGCGCTGCTGGAACGTAAAACTGATGAACTTTTTAGTCGTATAAACGAAAAAATAAAGAGAATTAGAGACCCTATAAAAAAAATCAAGGTGCTAGTGAGCGCAAATCTTGAATTTGTTGCAGAAAATGTTGATTTTTTCAAGATTTACTTCTACGAAGAAAGCAGTCTCAAAGAAGTAATGCAAGACATAGATGTATATAAAAGAGATAAATTTAGAAAGCACTTAGATCTCTTTATATGTGTTATTAAAGAAGCTCAGGAGAAAGATAGTATCAAGAAAATCTATCCTGCGGAAAAGCTAGCGCATGTTTTAACAGGTATTATCCATAATATCATTGTGTATTGGTTAAAGGGCAGAAATCCAGCTAAAGAGGAAATTGTGAGCAATGCACCCTTAGTGTTGGAAGTCTTCTTAAACGGGGTAAAAAGATGA